A region from the Aeromicrobium choanae genome encodes:
- a CDS encoding TetR/AcrR family transcriptional regulator, producing the protein MADDAPEVKPRRGRPRAEDRPEGDTLRDRVMREASVLFRQKGAAGTTIAEIARQSGVTAPALYWHFSSKDELLRELLDETWRGFNETLADALRWDLAPAERLRALVVAHTRWRLAEVEMPSGLAFVQLVESLPPEMSADLRAGLREYVAQISAILESGRRSGEMQFEDLRTTTRAVLNICLHSARSGEHPPEKIAQLNGDLVLAMVGAR; encoded by the coding sequence ATGGCGGACGACGCGCCGGAGGTGAAGCCACGGCGAGGGCGCCCCAGAGCCGAGGATCGCCCCGAAGGTGACACGCTGCGTGACCGGGTGATGCGCGAGGCTTCCGTGCTCTTCCGGCAGAAAGGCGCGGCGGGCACGACGATCGCGGAGATCGCCCGACAGTCCGGCGTGACGGCGCCGGCGCTCTATTGGCACTTCTCCTCCAAGGACGAGCTCCTCAGGGAGCTGCTGGACGAGACCTGGCGAGGATTCAACGAGACGTTGGCGGACGCACTGCGGTGGGACCTGGCGCCCGCGGAGCGGCTTCGTGCTCTCGTGGTCGCGCACACACGCTGGCGTCTGGCGGAGGTCGAGATGCCGTCCGGCCTGGCCTTCGTGCAACTCGTCGAGTCGTTGCCCCCCGAGATGAGTGCAGACCTGCGTGCTGGCCTGCGCGAGTACGTCGCCCAGATCTCGGCGATTCTGGAGAGCGGGCGACGGTCAGGGGAGATGCAGTTCGAGGATCTGCGTACGACGACGCGTGCCGTGCTCAACATCTGCTTGCACTCGGCACGGTCCGGTGAGCACCCGCCTGAGAAGATCGCTCAGTT